The following coding sequences lie in one Mus musculus strain C57BL/6J chromosome 11, GRCm38.p6 C57BL/6J genomic window:
- the Pycr1 gene encoding pyrroline-5-carboxylate reductase 1, mitochondrial isoform b (isoform b is encoded by transcript variant 2), translating into MSVGFIGAGQLAFALAKGFTAAGVLAAHKIMASSPDMDQATVSALRKIGVNLTPHNKETVRHSDVLFLAVKPHIIPFILDEIGANIEDRHIVVSCAAGVTINSIEKKLTAFQPAPKVIRCMTNTPVVVREGVTVYATGTHAQVEDGRLVEQLMGSVGFCTEVEEDLIDAVTGLSGSGPAYAFTALDALADGGVKMGLPRRLAVRLGAQALLGAAKMLLDSEQHPSQLKDNVCSPGGATIHALHVLESGGFRSLLINAVEASCIRTRELQTMADQETISPAAIKKTVLDKVKLDSSAGASLSSDHVKPLP; encoded by the exons ATGAGCGTAGGCTTCATCGGGGCAGGGCAGCTAGCCTTTGCTCTAGCCAAGGGCTTCACAGCTGCAG GTGTTCTGGCTGCACACAAGATAATGGCCAGCTCCCCAGACATGGACCAAGCTACGGTCTCGGCCCTCCGG AAGATAGGGGTGAACCTGACACCCCACAACAAAGAGACTGTGCGCCACAGTGATGTGCTCTTCCTGGCTGTGAAGCCACACATCATCCCCTTCATCCTGGATGAAATTGGGGCGAACATTGAGGACAGGCACATTGTGGTGTCTTGTGCGGCAGGGGTCACCATCAACTCCATCGAAAAG aaGCTGACAGCGTTCCAACCTGCCCCCAAAGTCATCCGATGTATGACTAACACCCCGGTCGTGGTACGGGAGGGGGTCACTGTGTATGCCACAGGTACTCACGCTCAGGTGGAAGATGGCAGGCTTGTGGAGCAGCTCATGGGCAGCGTGGGCTTCTGCACAGAGGTGGAGGAAGATCTGATCGATGCTGTCACAGGGCTCAGTGGCAGCGGCCCTGCCTAT GCTTTCACAGCCCTGGATGCTCTGGCTGACGGTGGTGTGAAAATGGGGCTTCCCAGACGCCTGGCAGTCCGCCTCGGGGCCCAGGCCCTCCTG GGGGCAGCCAAGATGCTACTAGACTCAGAACAGCATCCCAGCCAGCTCAAGGATAATGTCTGCTCTCCGGGTGGGGCCACCATCCATGCCTTGCATGTGCTGGAGAGCGGGGGCTTTCGCTCCTTGCTTATCAACGCTGTGGAAGCCTCCTGCATCCGTACACG GGAGCTGCAGACCATGGCTGACCAGGAGACCATCTCTCCTGCTGCCATAAAGAAGACTGTACTGGATAAGGTGAAGCTGGACTCCTCTGCTGGGGCCTCTCTGTCTTCTGACCATGTCAAGCCACTGCCCTGA
- the Pycr1 gene encoding pyrroline-5-carboxylate reductase 1, mitochondrial isoform d (isoform d is encoded by transcript variant 6): MASSPDMDQATVSALRKIGVNLTPHNKETVRHSDVLFLAVKPHIIPFILDEIGANIEDRHIVVSCAAGVTINSIEKKLTAFQPAPKVIRCMTNTPVVVREGVTVYATGTHAQVEDGRLVEQLMGSVGFCTEVEEDLIDAVTGLSGSGPAYAFTALDALADGGVKMGLPRRLAVRLGAQALLGAAKMLLDSEQHPSQLKDNVCSPGGATIHALHVLESGGFRSLLINAVEASCIRTRELQTMADQETISPAAIKKTVLDKVKLDSSAGASLSSDHVKPLP; encoded by the exons ATGGCCAGCTCCCCAGACATGGACCAAGCTACGGTCTCGGCCCTCCGG AAGATAGGGGTGAACCTGACACCCCACAACAAAGAGACTGTGCGCCACAGTGATGTGCTCTTCCTGGCTGTGAAGCCACACATCATCCCCTTCATCCTGGATGAAATTGGGGCGAACATTGAGGACAGGCACATTGTGGTGTCTTGTGCGGCAGGGGTCACCATCAACTCCATCGAAAAG aaGCTGACAGCGTTCCAACCTGCCCCCAAAGTCATCCGATGTATGACTAACACCCCGGTCGTGGTACGGGAGGGGGTCACTGTGTATGCCACAGGTACTCACGCTCAGGTGGAAGATGGCAGGCTTGTGGAGCAGCTCATGGGCAGCGTGGGCTTCTGCACAGAGGTGGAGGAAGATCTGATCGATGCTGTCACAGGGCTCAGTGGCAGCGGCCCTGCCTAT GCTTTCACAGCCCTGGATGCTCTGGCTGACGGTGGTGTGAAAATGGGGCTTCCCAGACGCCTGGCAGTCCGCCTCGGGGCCCAGGCCCTCCTG GGGGCAGCCAAGATGCTACTAGACTCAGAACAGCATCCCAGCCAGCTCAAGGATAATGTCTGCTCTCCGGGTGGGGCCACCATCCATGCCTTGCATGTGCTGGAGAGCGGGGGCTTTCGCTCCTTGCTTATCAACGCTGTGGAAGCCTCCTGCATCCGTACACG GGAGCTGCAGACCATGGCTGACCAGGAGACCATCTCTCCTGCTGCCATAAAGAAGACTGTACTGGATAAGGTGAAGCTGGACTCCTCTGCTGGGGCCTCTCTGTCTTCTGACCATGTCAAGCCACTGCCCTGA
- the Myadml2 gene encoding myeloid-associated differentiation marker-like protein 2 isoform 1 (isoform 1 is encoded by transcript variant 1) — MGSTMEPPGGAYLHLGAVTSPVGTARMLQLAFGCTTFSLVAHRGGFGGVQGTFCMAAWGFCFAFSVLVVACEFTKLHSCLRLSWGNFTAAFAMLATLLCATAAVIYPLYFTRLECPPEPAGCMVRNFRLAASVFAGLLFLAYAAEVALTRARPGQVASYMATVSGLLKIVQAFVACIIFGALVHESRYGRYVATQWCVAVYSLCFMATVAVVVLSVMGHTAGLGCPFDRLVIVYTFLAVLLYLSAAVIWPVFCFDPKYGEPGRPADCLRGSCPWDSQLVVAIFTYVNLLLYIVDLAYSQRIRFVPTL; from the coding sequence ATGGGCAGCACCATGGAGCCCCCAGGGGGTGCATACCTGCACTTAGGCGCTGTGACCTCGCCGGTGGGTACAGCCCGAATGCTGCAGCTGGCCTTTGGCTGTACCACTTTCAGTTTGGTTGCTCACCGAGGTGGTTTTGGGGGTGTCCAGGGCACTTTCTGCATGGCTGCTTGGGGCTTCTGTTTTGCCTTCTCAGTCTTGGTGGTAGCCTGTGAGTTCACAAAGCTTCACAGCTGCCTGCGCCTTTCCTGGGGCAACTTCACAGCAGCCTTCGCCATGTTGGCGACCCTGCTGTGTGCCACGGCCGCTGTCATCTACCCTCTGTACTTCACCCGACTGGAGTGCCCACCTGAGCCTGCCGGATGCATGGTACGAAACTTCCGCCTGGCAGCCAGCGTCTTCGCAGGACTCCTCTTCCTGGCCTATGCGGCTGAAGTGGCCCTGACTCGGGCTCGGCCAGGTCAGGTAGCCAGCTATATGGCTACAGTGTCTGGGCTCCTTAAGATCGTCCAGGCCTTTGTGGCCTGCATCATCTTTGGAGCACTTGTCCACGAGAGTCGCTACGGGCGCTACGTGGCCACACAGTGGTGTGTGGCTGTCTACAGCCTGTGCTTCATGGCCACAGTGGCTGTGGTGGTCCTAAGCGTGATGGGACACACGGCAGGCCTGGGGTGCCCGTTTGACCGCCTAGTGATAGTGTATACGTTCCTGGCTGTGCTCCTATACCTCAGCGCTGCAGTCATCTGGCCAGTCTTCTGTTTTGACCCCAAGTACGGGGAGCCAGGGCGGCCCGCGGACTGCCTGCGAGGCAGCTGCCCCTGGGACAGCCAATTGGTGGTAGCTATTTTCACCTACGTCAACCTGCTCCTTTACATTGTTGACCTCGCTTATTCCCAGAGGATCCGCTTCGTGCCCACCCTGTAG
- the Myadml2 gene encoding myeloid-associated differentiation marker-like protein 2 isoform 2 (isoform 2 is encoded by transcript variant 2), giving the protein MGSTMEPPGGAYLHLGAVTSPVGTARMLQLAFGCTTFSLVAHRGGFGGVQGTFCMAAWGFCFAFSVLVVACEFTKLHSCLRLSWGNFTAAFAMLATLLCATAAVIYPLYFTRLECPPEPAGCMVAPCQRPAPESPWKDDDVMTAMEYLSRHPT; this is encoded by the exons ATGGGCAGCACCATGGAGCCCCCAGGGGGTGCATACCTGCACTTAGGCGCTGTGACCTCGCCGGTGGGTACAGCCCGAATGCTGCAGCTGGCCTTTGGCTGTACCACTTTCAGTTTGGTTGCTCACCGAGGTGGTTTTGGGGGTGTCCAGGGCACTTTCTGCATGGCTGCTTGGGGCTTCTGTTTTGCCTTCTCAGTCTTGGTGGTAGCCTGTGAGTTCACAAAGCTTCACAGCTGCCTGCGCCTTTCCTGGGGCAACTTCACAGCAGCCTTCGCCATGTTGGCGACCCTGCTGTGTGCCACGGCCGCTGTCATCTACCCTCTGTACTTCACCCGACTGGAGTGCCCACCTGAGCCTGCCGGATGCATG GTAGCCCCATGTCAAAGGCCAGCACCAGAATCTCCGTGGAAAGATGATGATGTCATGACAGCGATGGAATATCTGTCCAGACACCCAACATAG
- the Pycr1 gene encoding pyrroline-5-carboxylate reductase 1, mitochondrial isoform c precursor (isoform c precursor is encoded by transcript variant 5), with amino-acid sequence MQEGLGCLLCVLAAHKIMASSPDMDQATVSALRKIGVNLTPHNKETVRHSDVLFLAVKPHIIPFILDEIGANIEDRHIVVSCAAGVTINSIEKKLTAFQPAPKVIRCMTNTPVVVREGVTVYATGTHAQVEDGRLVEQLMGSVGFCTEVEEDLIDAVTGLSGSGPAYAFTALDALADGGVKMGLPRRLAVRLGAQALLGAAKMLLDSEQHPSQLKDNVCSPGGATIHALHVLESGGFRSLLINAVEASCIRTRELQTMADQETISPAAIKKTVLDKVKLDSSAGASLSSDHVKPLP; translated from the exons ATGCAAGAAGGGCTGGGCTGTCTGTTGT GTGTTCTGGCTGCACACAAGATAATGGCCAGCTCCCCAGACATGGACCAAGCTACGGTCTCGGCCCTCCGG AAGATAGGGGTGAACCTGACACCCCACAACAAAGAGACTGTGCGCCACAGTGATGTGCTCTTCCTGGCTGTGAAGCCACACATCATCCCCTTCATCCTGGATGAAATTGGGGCGAACATTGAGGACAGGCACATTGTGGTGTCTTGTGCGGCAGGGGTCACCATCAACTCCATCGAAAAG aaGCTGACAGCGTTCCAACCTGCCCCCAAAGTCATCCGATGTATGACTAACACCCCGGTCGTGGTACGGGAGGGGGTCACTGTGTATGCCACAGGTACTCACGCTCAGGTGGAAGATGGCAGGCTTGTGGAGCAGCTCATGGGCAGCGTGGGCTTCTGCACAGAGGTGGAGGAAGATCTGATCGATGCTGTCACAGGGCTCAGTGGCAGCGGCCCTGCCTAT GCTTTCACAGCCCTGGATGCTCTGGCTGACGGTGGTGTGAAAATGGGGCTTCCCAGACGCCTGGCAGTCCGCCTCGGGGCCCAGGCCCTCCTG GGGGCAGCCAAGATGCTACTAGACTCAGAACAGCATCCCAGCCAGCTCAAGGATAATGTCTGCTCTCCGGGTGGGGCCACCATCCATGCCTTGCATGTGCTGGAGAGCGGGGGCTTTCGCTCCTTGCTTATCAACGCTGTGGAAGCCTCCTGCATCCGTACACG GGAGCTGCAGACCATGGCTGACCAGGAGACCATCTCTCCTGCTGCCATAAAGAAGACTGTACTGGATAAGGTGAAGCTGGACTCCTCTGCTGGGGCCTCTCTGTCTTCTGACCATGTCAAGCCACTGCCCTGA
- the Pycr1 gene encoding pyrroline-5-carboxylate reductase 1, mitochondrial isoform a precursor (isoform a precursor is encoded by transcript variant 4): MQEGLGCLLFLCCPTEPASAVKVVGRGPPDMSVGFIGAGQLAFALAKGFTAAGVLAAHKIMASSPDMDQATVSALRKIGVNLTPHNKETVRHSDVLFLAVKPHIIPFILDEIGANIEDRHIVVSCAAGVTINSIEKKLTAFQPAPKVIRCMTNTPVVVREGVTVYATGTHAQVEDGRLVEQLMGSVGFCTEVEEDLIDAVTGLSGSGPAYAFTALDALADGGVKMGLPRRLAVRLGAQALLGAAKMLLDSEQHPSQLKDNVCSPGGATIHALHVLESGGFRSLLINAVEASCIRTRELQTMADQETISPAAIKKTVLDKVKLDSSAGASLSSDHVKPLP; encoded by the exons ATGCAAGAAGGGCTGGGCTGTCTGTTGT TTCTCTGCTGCCCTACAGAGCCGGCGTCAGCTGTGAAAGTTGTGGGTCGTGGACCTCCAGACATGAGCGTAGGCTTCATCGGGGCAGGGCAGCTAGCCTTTGCTCTAGCCAAGGGCTTCACAGCTGCAG GTGTTCTGGCTGCACACAAGATAATGGCCAGCTCCCCAGACATGGACCAAGCTACGGTCTCGGCCCTCCGG AAGATAGGGGTGAACCTGACACCCCACAACAAAGAGACTGTGCGCCACAGTGATGTGCTCTTCCTGGCTGTGAAGCCACACATCATCCCCTTCATCCTGGATGAAATTGGGGCGAACATTGAGGACAGGCACATTGTGGTGTCTTGTGCGGCAGGGGTCACCATCAACTCCATCGAAAAG aaGCTGACAGCGTTCCAACCTGCCCCCAAAGTCATCCGATGTATGACTAACACCCCGGTCGTGGTACGGGAGGGGGTCACTGTGTATGCCACAGGTACTCACGCTCAGGTGGAAGATGGCAGGCTTGTGGAGCAGCTCATGGGCAGCGTGGGCTTCTGCACAGAGGTGGAGGAAGATCTGATCGATGCTGTCACAGGGCTCAGTGGCAGCGGCCCTGCCTAT GCTTTCACAGCCCTGGATGCTCTGGCTGACGGTGGTGTGAAAATGGGGCTTCCCAGACGCCTGGCAGTCCGCCTCGGGGCCCAGGCCCTCCTG GGGGCAGCCAAGATGCTACTAGACTCAGAACAGCATCCCAGCCAGCTCAAGGATAATGTCTGCTCTCCGGGTGGGGCCACCATCCATGCCTTGCATGTGCTGGAGAGCGGGGGCTTTCGCTCCTTGCTTATCAACGCTGTGGAAGCCTCCTGCATCCGTACACG GGAGCTGCAGACCATGGCTGACCAGGAGACCATCTCTCCTGCTGCCATAAAGAAGACTGTACTGGATAAGGTGAAGCTGGACTCCTCTGCTGGGGCCTCTCTGTCTTCTGACCATGTCAAGCCACTGCCCTGA